The nucleotide sequence GagacataaatttaaaaaaaaaacggtAATACACAAATTGACACAAATGATATGTATTCAGTGTACCTCTAATAAGTTGAGGCTCAATTTTTTGGAAATGGGGGCATGTGTGTGCTTTGCTCCGATATGGTTTAGGGGTGAAACAGACATATTTGTGGGACAGGTTTTTTGTCAGTGTGGGTAGAAGGAAATCGGACCCTGCGTTttctttgaattttaaatttttagtaacAAATCGAAGGGTCCGATTTGTTTGGGTGAGAGATGAAAATTCGTATGCATAAAATCGGACCCAACGATATCACAAGGAAGAATTTTGCATGCAATTCGGAGGGTCCGAGTTCCACTCCAAGCAGATACAAACACAAAGAAATCGGACCGTGGGTTTTGCTTGCTGTCCTCGAAGAGTCCGAGTTCCTACTACCCTGAACCCACATTTTTGTTAGACACCTCCCACCCCCATATCATTCTCATACACCAGCATGGGTCCAATATCAATATTAAAAAGCGATAAGTTGAAGCACAACATTTGGAATAGAGACAGatcatttttacaattttatcctcatttcttttattttaattttgcccTTTCTTCCTCCCTCGTGGCCGTTGTTGTGGTCTGCTCGTGCGCTTTCGCCTCCCCTTTGTGCTCTTCTCTCCTTTCCTCCTCATGTTGGCCTCTAGCAATCCTCCAATGCCTTCTCTCTACCTCGCCTCTTCCTCATATCTGTGTTCATCTTCCTCCCCCCTTGGTCGCCTCTTCCTCCGTCTTTGGCTCCGGCTCTGCCGCCTCCCATCTTTGTCGTTTTTCTCCTATGTTGTGTTCTtcctttttgttttcctttttttgaaaaataaatggtGTTCTTCCATTACTCAATTTTCGGTTATTGATTTCTGGCTAAATGTGTACCGGATGAATCTATGATGGTAGAGATGGGGATAGCAACGGTGGATATCTTATTTTTCCCAAAAGAAATATTATTATGAAGGACAATATAGACTTTTCACaattttattgtatcttaattcaatattttatcaaatacaaTATATATACACACTAGTAATTTGTATCCATATCTGTAATGTCTTACGAATATACATCAACCAAGGGCAGCCTTACTCCACCAACCAGACATTATGCAACGGAACAATAGTCACATGTATCCTCATCTCAATGCATTTTTTCATTGTATAGGCCGCACCATCAAAATTGATTAAAAGAAAATATACAATTATTATATACACCAAGGAAACTTCAAAATAACTCAGAAATCACTAGGACTAGGAGGTGAATTATAAAATATCAGGGTATGGCCTAAATGAAGTGAAAGAATAAAACGAGAGAAAATGTAAAGGAAGAAAGAAATGGCGAAGGATGAGGAAAAGGAGAAGGTTCCTTTATCCTCGTTTCGCTACTATCTCTTCATTTTTTAGACTTCTTGAGGTTGGACTTGCTCAAAGTCAAAAACCTCAAACATCAGACGTCTCACATCACGTTTCCCATAAACAGCATATGAAAGTCCATGAAGAGCTTGTTGAACTGCTGTGTTGGCTGGGTTTCTCAGTCGCCGATTGTGCTCGTACTTATCTTGAACACTTTCACCATATATAATATAATGGTGAAGATGTTTAGCCCTCAAATATCTTCCACAATACTTGTTCATAAGAAGGCGGCGGTGCCTATTTTGTAGCCACAGCCCAGGAGCATCTAAATGCTTCATCAGCAGTCGTTCAGCCATCACCAAATCCTGTACAATATTCaagaataaaaatggaaaaagattATATCGTAAGCATTGAAGACAACAACATAAAGTTTTAGTTATATATTTCAATAGTGAAACCAGAGTGTGGCAAATGAAATACCTGTATCTTTTGGCCAAGGTATTCTAATCTTTCATAGCAAAATCGAGGATGCTCAAGTTTGTACTTTGATGGATGCAAGAAACATAGCTGCAGTTCAACAACGAATTCAATAAGGTCAGACCTCATAACGTGAGTGCAGTAACCCCAGTCGGGATAAAGGGAAGGCATTAGATGCAACAATATAGCTCTACCTGCAATCCAAGTCCGAGCTCTATGTTCCGGGCTTCGGTAATATCTGGAGTCATATCATTCATTTCCTGTGGATATCCAAGGGTCTGCATAACCTTTGGTTTGCAATCATAATCCCATATATTCCCTCTGAACCGATGCATGCCTGGGGGAACACAGGCTCTGAACAACCGCGGATGTGCAAACAGGGCATCTGCAGGAGGCTGAACGCAGAACAGTTAACACCATTGCTTTGTCTCCTAATAGTAACAGATGAGATTTATATAATAAGCCAAGAAATTTGCTAGTATATTTGGCAGCACAGTAGTGCGTAGAAACAGAATTGAATTTATAATTCGGCTAGTCCAAGTTTTAACAGCTATGATATCTACATAATATCTCTAGGTTTTTGCATGCTAACTGTTAAAACAAATAACGCTAAGAAAGAAAGGTTTGTAGAGCTTGCCTTATAGGCAACCATGTCTTGCCAGCTTATCTTGGCTTCAAATTCAGTAGACACATAATCTACATCTTCGAGTTGTCTACGCAGTTTGGGCTGGCAATAGTCAGCATCTGGATCCATTCCAAAGACTTCAAAAAGAACACGGTATACTTCTGGCATACCGAAGCACAAATAGATTGCCCCAAATAGAGCCCAAAAGACAGACCTACAAAATGGAATAAGAAATGCAGAAAATCTGTGAACAATACACTTCAGTAACATATTATGTTAAAGATCAATTCCATTGATTAAGATGGGTCCAAAAagagaaatttaaaaaataaaaaataaaaaagaaaactggGGGTTCTGGAGTTGTCACTCAGCATGGTTTCTCTTTTCACCATACTATCATTTTGATTGTAAGACTCATATGTCTATAATTTACAAACCATGAGCTGTAACACCATGGTCTTGAAAGGAAGATGGCAACAGATAGACATACAAAGTCAATGTCTCATGCCGATGCCACAAAGTCATGGGTACCATTACAAATAATAACATCTATTTACATTAGTTATCCAAGATTACAAGGATCTAGCTTTGGATTACACAGGTAGCTTCTATTTTGaagctaataaataaataataaaaaagaaacaccaaaacagaaaataaaagagaaaatatatttagCATCCTCCAAGCACCTAAAAACACAAGCTTCATTCATGAGAAGAAATTATTAGGTTACCCTAAttaatcaaattcaatttcatCAGTCATGGGTACCAATCAAGAAGCATTCCCCATGTGAGAATGCAGGGATGTTCTTAAACTTGAATAAGGGCATATCCTCTTAGTAGAATTCTAGTGTGCTGGTTAGACTAAAGTCCTCTACatcaatcaaaataattattccaTCAGCAAAACTGCGGCAACTTCAAAATACAGAGTACATTCACAGGCAAGGCACTCCCATGGGAGAAATAAAAGACAAAAGCAGACAAGGCACTCTCATAGGATAAATAAACGACAAAAGCAACTATACTACTATCACATAGTCATCATTGTTTACATAAGGTCCATCATGTAATTTTGTATCATTAACCAAAGAGGATACTAATCTATTGACCAGCAAGTCAAAATACCACTTTGCATAAACACAATTTCACTGTTGAAACTGCATTCTGCTTCACTTCATTTCTAAATGAAAACATCTGTCGTAGAAGTCTTGCATTTGAGAAAATTAACCAGATAAGTAACTTGGACAAGTCCAGCGATATGAGGCTTGAGTTGCATGTACAAAGTTATGCTTCAAATCTCATTGCTACTGTTATTACTTCCAATTGACTAATTTATCTAACAATTCCATTGACCAGAGGCTGTTCACCTCGGAGACCTAATGCGGTTATGAGTACAACCAAGTTTAAGGCACACAGTCCCCCGGATATTCAAGGATCATTGCGGACTGAAGGGACTGGTGTACACCGGATGAAGCGATGTGTGTGCCCACCACTCATTTGCCGAATAGCAGTTGGGGGCCTAGCCCTCTAGTATTGCATTTCACTATGTTCTCCTTGGCTGGCTGTTGGCTGTCGTAAATTGCTCTAGTGGCGAGAGTGGGTCGTTGCGTGCTGGTCAGGGCTAGTCTGGTCAGCCAAACTCAGTCTGGGCTAGACACAACCATGGGGTGCCAAGGCCAATTTGGCTGGTCAAACTCGACCAGGGGCCTGTCCTAGCCAGCCAGACACGACCAGGAAGACGGTCAGACTGCCCTGACACTCCCTAATGCCTGTCTGTCAATTCCTTTAAATTTCATCATTGCTGCCATACTCCTGGGGATTTTTGGAACCCAAAGACTTTGATTTCTCATAAGGTGGCAGTCGGAGTAGGAGGGGTAAAAAGCTATTGCAGTAAGCAAGTTAGCAAGGGTTCAAATGATTTTGTGATTTTCATTCCATTCATCAATTACATAACTCCCAGACAATGAATCTAATTTTCTTTCCCTTACTGTCTTAAACTCCCAAACAAGCAACTGGCTCTACATCACACTTTTCTATTCCTCTATTCGAAACTCCCAAACATAGTGCAAAGCGAATGATGATAGTTAAATAGTAGCACAATAGCATAGAAAGGGACAATGTAGTATAACCAAGACtcagagatagagagagagagagagagagagagagagagagagagcttacTTGACCGGTGGCTCTCTTTCCTTCCTAACAAGCTTATCCATATCATTATCATGGAACACCAAATTGTGCAAACTCGCCTCCTTAATCCACCGCGGCATCATCGACTTCCCAATCAAGCCAAACACCCTCTCACGCATCGGACCCGGCCCCTCCCTCGGATACCTCTGAAGAAAAAACTCAGCAAAGGCAA is from Arachis ipaensis cultivar K30076 chromosome B01, Araip1.1, whole genome shotgun sequence and encodes:
- the LOC107627487 gene encoding ribonuclease III domain-containing protein RNC1, chloroplastic isoform X1 produces the protein MELTSSFILSRNYSFSSSLSPLQTNNPKVPLITTTTTTGSPHSLRIIAVANAVNDPPPQNPQPLPENSPQRLLKELAERRKITSPKKKSPPRRFILRPPLDDKKLAERFLNSPQLTLKSFPLLSSCLPSRRLNAADNTWIDDCLLEAKQALGYPLEPSASLDDDNPAKQLDTLLYLAFQHQGFERSRARHVRCGHSRLFFLGQYVLELAFAEFFLQRYPREGPGPMRERVFGLIGKSMMPRWIKEASLHNLVFHDNDMDKLVRKEREPPVKSVFWALFGAIYLCFGMPEVYRVLFEVFGMDPDADYCQPKLRRQLEDVDYVSTEFEAKISWQDMVAYKPPADALFAHPRLFRACVPPGMHRFRGNIWDYDCKPKVMQTLGYPQEMNDMTPDITEARNIELGLGLQLCFLHPSKYKLEHPRFCYERLEYLGQKIQDLVMAERLLMKHLDAPGLWLQNRHRRLLMNKYCGRYLRAKHLHHYIIYGESVQDKYEHNRRLRNPANTAVQQALHGLSYAVYGKRDVRRLMFEVFDFEQVQPQEV
- the LOC107627487 gene encoding ribonuclease III domain-containing protein RNC1, chloroplastic isoform X2, which gives rise to MHRFRGNIWDYDCKPKVMQTLGYPQEMNDMTPDITEARNIELGLGLQLCFLHPSKYKLEHPRFCYERLEYLGQKIQDLVMAERLLMKHLDAPGLWLQNRHRRLLMNKYCGRYLRAKHLHHYIIYGESVQDKYEHNRRLRNPANTAVQQALHGLSYAVYGKRDVRRLMFEVFDFEQVQPQEV